From the genome of Pantanalinema sp.:
TGGAAGCAGCGCCCCGACTTCAACCCCCGCGGCTCGTTCTTCGTGACCCACGGCGGCCGGGACGTGGCGGTGGCCACCGTGCTGATCGATCGCCAGATGGACGAGGAGACCCGGGAGGGGGCCGCGCGCATCTTCGAGTTCGGCGTGCTGCCCGAGTTCCGCGGCAAGGGGCTCGGCTACAACATCCTGCTGAAGGCCGCCCAGTTCGCCCGCGCCGAGGAGCTGCCCGCTCTCGAGCTCATCGTGGACGGTCTCAACGATCAGGCCAAGGCCATGTACGAGCGGGTCGGCTTCCAGCAGAAGCGGGCGATCCTGGTCTTCCACAAGGCGATTTAGCATGGCCTTCGAGGTCGCCCAGGCGCTCGGGGTCGTCCTGGTCCGCTGCACCGACCTTTCGAGCCGCCACGCCTTCTCCACCCGGCTGGGCGGCACCAGCGAGGCGCCCTTCGCCGGGCTCAACCTCGGTCTCTCGGCGGGCGACGCCCGCGACCGGGTCCTTTCCAACCGGGAGCGTTTCGTGGCGGCCGCAGGCTTCTCGGGGCCGATCCAGGTGGCGCACCAGGTCCACGGGGCCGAGGTTCACGCCGCCCCGGTCCCTCAAGGGGCCAAGGGCGACGTGGTGATCACCGACCGGCCGGCCACCCCGGTGGGGGTCTTCGTCGCCGACTGCGTGCCGATCCTCATGGAAGACGCGCGCACCGGAGCGGTGGCGGCCGTGCATGCCGGGTGGCGCGGGACGGCCCAGAAGGCCGTGATGGCCGCCGTCGAGGCCATGGAGGCGCGCTTCGGCACGCGCCCCGAGGACCTGCGCGCGGCGATCGGGCCCTCGATCAAGGGGTGCTGCTACCGGGTGGGGCCTGAGGTCGTCGCGGCCCTCGCGCACCTGAGCGCGCCCGGGGCGGTCGTCCGGCGCGAGGGGGAGGCGACCTTCGTGGACCTCCAGGAGGCCAACCGCCAGCTGCTGGTGAGCGCCGGGGTGGCCGAGGTCCACGTGAGCGGCATGTGCACCCACTGCGCGAGCGACCTGTTCTTCTCGTATCGCCGGGACGGCGAGCGCTCGGGCCGCATGCTCGCGGTCATCGAGCGCGCTTGATTACTTTTCGTCTGTGATCGCTGCGCTGGGCGCGTCGACTCAAGTATGCTTTAATGCAGCAGCAATTTTGAATGCACCCTCTCGACATAGCAAAGGAGATAGTCCGCATGCGTTATCTGAACGCCCTTGCGATCGCCGCGATCGCGACCGCCGTCGCCACCCCCGCCTTCGCCCAGATGAAGACCAGCGCCCCCAAGTCGTCGGCCCCCGCCGCCAAGGCCGCTGCGGCCGCCGGTAACGGCGTCGCCTCGGGCGACGATCAGTTCCGCCGCACCAACATCGGCGGCGTCGAGCGCGCCCAGGTCCAGGGCGATGGCAACGCCGTCATGGGCTTCACCAGCCTCTCGCTCGGCATGGGCAACAACCTCGAAGTCGGCCTGACCGGCCCCTTCGGCGTCTCGCTGAACCCCGGCTTCGGCTTCAACACCCCGGGCTTCTACGGCAAGATGCTCCTGGTGGACGCGGGTGCTCTCTCGGTGGCCGTCGGCGGCAACGTGGGCCTCAACTTCAACTCGGCGGGTAACACCTTCGGCCTGCCCCTGGGCGTGTCCCTGCCGGTGTCGTTCTGGGCCCTCGGCCCCGGCAACCTGCACGTCGTCCCGGGCGTCGGCCTGGCCATCGGCAATGCCGGCAACACCGTCACTCCGAACCTGAACGTGGCCTACGAGCTGCCCATGATGTCGCGCTGGACGCTCGTCATCAGCGACACGGCCAACTTCGCCGGCGCGACCGCCAACTCCCTCAACGTCGGCTCGCGCGTGGCCCTCTCGCCCAACCTGACGGCTGACGTCGGCGGCGTCTCCTTCAACGGCACCACCCTCACCCTCACCGCCCTCAGCGTCGGCGGCACCTTCGGTGGCAAGGTCGGCGACCTCCAGAAGATGTGGGGGCTCTAACCCGTCTCGTAGACGAAACAAGCGGGGGCCACGCTCGATCGAGCGCGGCCCCCATTTTTGCGCGCCGTCCCGCTACAGCATCCCGACGAAGAGCTCGACCAGCTCGGGATTGAACTGGGTGCCCGCGCAGCGGCGGATCTCCGCGATCGCCTCCGCCTGCTCCATGCTCGGCCCGAAGGCGTACCCTTGGCGCGTGAGCGCGTCGTAGGTGTCGCACAGAGCGAGGATCTGGGCGCCGAGGGGGATGTCGCCGGCGCTGAGGCCCTCGGGGTAGCCCCTGCCGTCCCAGCGCTCGTGGTGGTAGAGCACCGCCTCGCGCAGCCCGGCGAAGGTGCTGAAGCGCGAGAGGATGGTGACGCCGGCCTGGGAGTGGGACTTCATCTGCTCCCACTCGTGGTCGTCGAGGCCCGAGGTCTTGAGCAGCACCGAGTCGGGGAGCGCGAGCATCCCCACGTCGTGCAGCATCCCCGCGATCATCAGAGCCTCTTGCTTGTCCGCGGCCAGCCCCAGGGCCTTGCCCATGCGCAGCGCAAGGTCCCCCACCGCCTCCGAGTGGCCGTGCAGCATGGGGCTGCGCAGCTCGATGGCCGCCGAGAGGGCGCGGGCGAGCGCCAGGAACATCTCCTGCGAGCCCTTGCGCGGTGCGCCGATGGCGTTCACCGCCTCGGCCGCCGGTCCCGTGGCGCGCACGACGCGGTTGCGGCCGGCGTTCTTCGCGGCGTAGAGGGCCGCGTCCGCCCGATTGATGAGCTCCTTGGGGGTGGTGACGTCGGGGGTCAGCGAGGCGAGGCCGATGGAGGCCGTGACCTTGAGGCTGCGCGCGGGGGAGATCGGGATCTCCTTGTCGGCGAGGGTCAGCCGGAGGCGCTCGGCGATCGCGAAGGCCTCGTCCTCGGCCGTCTGGGGCAGGATGATGGTGAACTCCTCGCCGCCGTAGCGCGCGGCGAGGTCCGTGGGCTTCAGGCTCTCCTTGAGCATGGCGGCGGCTTCCTTGAGCACCATGTCACCCGCCTGGTGGCCGTGGTTGTCGTTGATCGACTTGAAGTGGTCCAGGTCGACCATCAAGAGGCTCAGGGGCGATGGGGTCTCGAGGCTCTCGCTGAGGTCGTCGGCCAGCCGCTCCTGGAAGTAGGCATGGGTCGCCAGGCCCGTGAGGCCGTCGGTGATGGCCTGGTGCTGCGCCGCCTCGTAGAGGTCGTAGAGGTTCAGGGCCATCTCCATCTGGCGCTCGTGCGCGTCGTTGGCCCGGGACTTCGCCTCCTCCGCCTCGCGCCGGGCCGCGAGGTAGCCGGCGCGATCGCGGGCGAAGCGCGCGAGCAGCAGGAGGCGAGCGTCGAGTTCGGTCTGGTCGGACGGCCGCGCGGCCAGGCGCAGGGCCAGGGTGATTTGGGCTTCCTCGTGCACGCACAGGCGCAGGAAGATCCACGCGCCATGCGGTGCCAGCGGGATCAGGCAGGCGGTGTCGAGCGGGATGTCGAGCGGCACCGCCGGCAGGTCCCCCGAACCCTCCGGGCTCACGGCGAGCGGCTCGCCGGCCACGTCGAACACGGCCCCCGCGTCGGATCCCGAGGCCCTCATGGCCTGCTCGAGCAGCACGGAAGGCAGTTTGCTCAAGGAGGTCGCGTGGGTGAAGGCTTCATGGGCATCCGCCAGGGCCCTGAACGGTCCGACGCCGTGGTTCTGGCTGGAGGGGCCGGCGCCCAGCTCGCTGGGGCCGTGAGTGTTCGCGTTCATGTCGACCCTCTCGATGTTCGCTCGCTTGATTTTCTTACCCGGTGATCGGCCAAATTACCGTCCGCGCCTCGCCCCGGGATCCTCGGGAGCGCGTCAGAGCCCGCAGGCGAGCCGTTTTTGTCGCTCGCTTCGGGGGTATAACCACCCTCGTTGCCGAAGGAGTGTCTAACGCATGCAATGGGCCGTCTACACCACGTTCGCGCGTCGCCTGGCCGATGATGTCTCCCGGGAGACGCTGTCGGCCTTGATCGTCGCCACAGCCGTCGAGGTGGCGGATGCGGATGACGGTTGCCTGCACGCGCCGGGCCTGCGGGTTCCGATCCTGGCGATGGACC
Proteins encoded in this window:
- the pgeF gene encoding peptidoglycan editing factor PgeF; the encoded protein is MAFEVAQALGVVLVRCTDLSSRHAFSTRLGGTSEAPFAGLNLGLSAGDARDRVLSNRERFVAAAGFSGPIQVAHQVHGAEVHAAPVPQGAKGDVVITDRPATPVGVFVADCVPILMEDARTGAVAAVHAGWRGTAQKAVMAAVEAMEARFGTRPEDLRAAIGPSIKGCCYRVGPEVVAALAHLSAPGAVVRREGEATFVDLQEANRQLLVSAGVAEVHVSGMCTHCASDLFFSYRRDGERSGRMLAVIERA
- a CDS encoding diguanylate cyclase is translated as MNANTHGPSELGAGPSSQNHGVGPFRALADAHEAFTHATSLSKLPSVLLEQAMRASGSDAGAVFDVAGEPLAVSPEGSGDLPAVPLDIPLDTACLIPLAPHGAWIFLRLCVHEEAQITLALRLAARPSDQTELDARLLLLARFARDRAGYLAARREAEEAKSRANDAHERQMEMALNLYDLYEAAQHQAITDGLTGLATHAYFQERLADDLSESLETPSPLSLLMVDLDHFKSINDNHGHQAGDMVLKEAAAMLKESLKPTDLAARYGGEEFTIILPQTAEDEAFAIAERLRLTLADKEIPISPARSLKVTASIGLASLTPDVTTPKELINRADAALYAAKNAGRNRVVRATGPAAEAVNAIGAPRKGSQEMFLALARALSAAIELRSPMLHGHSEAVGDLALRMGKALGLAADKQEALMIAGMLHDVGMLALPDSVLLKTSGLDDHEWEQMKSHSQAGVTILSRFSTFAGLREAVLYHHERWDGRGYPEGLSAGDIPLGAQILALCDTYDALTRQGYAFGPSMEQAEAIAEIRRCAGTQFNPELVELFVGML